A region of Malaciobacter marinus DNA encodes the following proteins:
- a CDS encoding methyl-accepting chemotaxis protein produces MLSKMSIKQKLILIMSIPLCVVILLAAKLGYDSYKYNDNLKQLDKVIILSTKIGALVHETQKERGMTAGYLGSKGTKFENKLPSQRNLTNNRLEEIKTFLSNFNKNNYSQEFRSNLENSLQNLTRLSKIRSEVTNLQIKTSDAIGYYTNTNAMLLNTISSITKLSSNAKVSQDLIAYMNFLLSKERAGIERAVGTNTFARDNFGPKMKAKFYNLIAAQNSYMDSFLKVSDTLAKNFYTQTVRGKAIEEVNKMRDIALYSQKDSNFGVDAAYWFDTITDKINLLKKVENFLAEHLIETIDKEMNDARFEMILFGILSAIGVMLTLILARTIAFTILIDVDLVRKGLTDFFAFINFEKDDINLEIVDSKDELGMMSKLINENINKTKANIQADKRLIANTIEVANKINKGHLDTRISEDSNNPALSELKDIINQMLETLNSNFENIMTVLNSYSKLDFKPKLEDNNLEGIIKELEDDVNILRDVITETLVENKKTGLVLNQSANTLTLNMDQIANAANSQATSLEETAASLEEITSNIKNNTETTVQMASYGEKVKYSVSSGRELANSTANSMEDINNQTNAITEAITVIDQISFQTNILSLNAAVEASTAGEAGKGFAVVAQEVRNLANRSAEAAKQIKDLVEQAQQKTTEGKKVADNMITGYEELNENINKTLDLIDNVTIASKEQSTGMIQINDVVNNLDKITQENAQNASQADVIAKKTLEISNMIIEHADAKDFDGKNSITIEKEENRTNHNFQNKKNSKVKKRIKSDNNFSDNTSNDDWESF; encoded by the coding sequence ATGCTTTCTAAAATGTCGATAAAGCAAAAGCTTATATTAATAATGTCAATACCTTTATGCGTAGTTATTCTACTAGCAGCAAAATTAGGTTATGACTCATATAAATATAATGACAATTTAAAACAACTAGATAAAGTCATTATTTTATCTACAAAAATTGGTGCGTTAGTACATGAAACTCAAAAAGAAAGAGGTATGACAGCTGGTTATTTAGGGAGTAAAGGAACAAAGTTTGAAAATAAGCTTCCAAGCCAACGAAACTTAACAAATAATAGATTAGAAGAGATAAAAACTTTTTTATCAAATTTTAACAAAAATAACTACTCGCAAGAATTTAGAAGTAATCTTGAAAATAGTTTACAAAATCTTACAAGATTATCAAAGATTAGATCAGAAGTTACAAATTTACAAATAAAAACTTCTGATGCAATAGGCTATTATACAAATACAAATGCAATGCTTTTAAATACTATTAGTAGTATTACAAAACTTTCAAGTAATGCCAAAGTTTCACAAGATTTGATTGCATACATGAACTTTTTACTTTCAAAAGAAAGAGCAGGAATTGAAAGAGCTGTTGGTACAAATACTTTTGCAAGGGACAATTTTGGACCTAAAATGAAAGCAAAGTTTTATAATCTTATTGCAGCACAAAACTCTTACATGGATTCATTTTTAAAAGTTTCTGACACCTTAGCAAAAAATTTTTACACACAAACTGTAAGAGGAAAAGCTATTGAAGAAGTAAACAAAATGAGAGATATTGCACTTTATAGTCAAAAAGATTCAAATTTTGGAGTAGATGCAGCATATTGGTTTGATACAATCACTGATAAAATAAATTTATTAAAAAAAGTAGAAAATTTTTTAGCTGAACATTTAATTGAAACAATTGATAAAGAGATGAATGATGCTAGATTTGAGATGATTCTTTTTGGAATATTAAGTGCCATAGGTGTTATGTTAACTCTAATTTTAGCAAGAACTATTGCATTTACAATATTAATAGATGTTGATTTAGTAAGAAAAGGTTTGACAGACTTTTTTGCCTTTATTAACTTTGAAAAAGATGATATTAATTTAGAGATTGTTGATTCAAAAGATGAGTTAGGAATGATGTCTAAACTTATTAATGAAAACATTAATAAAACAAAAGCAAATATCCAAGCTGATAAAAGATTAATTGCAAATACTATTGAAGTTGCAAATAAGATTAATAAAGGTCATTTGGATACAAGAATTTCTGAAGATTCAAATAATCCTGCTTTAAGTGAATTAAAAGATATTATAAATCAAATGCTTGAAACGTTAAATTCTAACTTTGAAAATATTATGACAGTTCTTAATTCTTATTCAAAATTAGATTTTAAACCAAAACTTGAAGATAATAACCTTGAGGGTATAATAAAAGAACTTGAGGATGATGTAAATATTTTAAGAGATGTGATTACAGAAACATTAGTGGAAAATAAAAAAACAGGCTTAGTTCTTAATCAAAGTGCAAATACACTAACTTTAAACATGGATCAAATTGCAAATGCTGCAAATAGTCAAGCAACATCACTTGAAGAAACAGCTGCAAGCTTAGAAGAGATAACATCAAATATCAAAAATAATACAGAAACAACTGTTCAAATGGCTAGTTATGGTGAAAAAGTTAAATACTCTGTATCATCAGGAAGAGAGTTAGCAAATAGCACAGCTAACTCTATGGAAGATATAAATAATCAAACTAATGCAATTACAGAAGCAATTACAGTAATTGATCAAATCTCATTTCAAACAAATATCCTTTCATTAAATGCAGCTGTTGAAGCTTCAACAGCAGGTGAAGCTGGAAAAGGCTTTGCAGTTGTTGCTCAAGAAGTAAGAAATCTTGCAAATAGAAGTGCAGAAGCAGCAAAACAAATTAAAGATTTAGTTGAACAAGCACAACAAAAAACAACTGAAGGTAAAAAAGTTGCTGATAATATGATTACAGGGTATGAAGAATTAAATGAAAATATTAATAAAACTTTAGACTTAATAGACAATGTTACAATTGCTAGTAAAGAACAATCAACAGGTATGATTCAAATAAATGATGTAGTAAATAACTTAGATAAAATAACACAAGAGAATGCACAAAATGCTTCACAAGCTGATGTTATTGCTAAAAAAACCCTTGAAATATCAAATATGATTATCGAACATGCAGATGCAAAAGATTTTGATGGAAAAAATAGTATCACAATAGAAAAAGAAGAAAACAGAACAAATCATAACTTTCAAAATAAAAAAAACTCTAAAGTAAAAAAGAGAATAAAAAGTGATAATAATTTTTCAGATAATACATCAAATGATGATTGGGAAAGTTTCTAA
- a CDS encoding SHOCT domain-containing protein, which translates to MYAHGFMHSSYYLALFFIFLVIFIIIFSKKRKNKQKNLEKLKQRYIKGEISKEEYEDLKKSSYKK; encoded by the coding sequence ATGTATGCACACGGTTTTATGCATTCAAGTTATTATTTAGCTTTGTTTTTTATTTTCTTAGTGATATTTATTATTATTTTTTCAAAAAAAAGAAAAAATAAACAAAAAAATTTAGAAAAACTAAAACAAAGATATATAAAAGGTGAAATAAGCAAAGAAGAGTATGAAGATTTAAAAAAATCAAGCTATAAAAAGTAA
- the dbpA gene encoding ATP-dependent RNA helicase DbpA, whose protein sequence is MISTFNSLNISKELLENLNSLEFKNMTKIQEKTLPLLLNNSDVIAQAKTGSGKTISFSIPLVEKLEVKKFTIQSMVICPTRELANQVAQEIKKLCRHIHNVKVLTLCGGVPFKPQAASLKHKAHIVVGTPGRLLKHISENNIELENIKTLVLDEADKMLDMGFYEDVISIVNELPKDNRQTSLFSATFEENIKVLAKDILNNPVFIQDEDIHSNQKITQAFYKITQASKTSLIPSLISSNKASSVLIFCNRKVTCEELADEIFELGFDCVVLNSDLDQKQRDETVVLFSNKSYPIMIATDVASRGLNIDDIDLVINYDVAKDEKVHTHRIGRTARAQAKGKAITLYTNEYEIEEIKELYNDIEFSSIQNLEDDLSYNLIPEYRTLYINGGKKNKLRAGDIVGALIHQVGLKSEDIGNIDIFTFHSYVAIKKEYELKVLKELNNNKIKGKKYQVYKR, encoded by the coding sequence ATTATCTCAACATTTAATTCTCTTAATATTTCTAAAGAACTTTTAGAAAATCTTAACTCTTTAGAGTTTAAAAATATGACTAAAATTCAAGAAAAAACTCTTCCTTTATTACTTAATAATAGTGATGTAATAGCACAAGCAAAAACAGGTAGTGGAAAAACCATATCTTTTAGTATTCCTCTTGTTGAAAAGTTAGAAGTAAAAAAGTTTACAATTCAATCAATGGTGATTTGCCCAACAAGAGAACTAGCAAATCAAGTTGCACAAGAGATTAAAAAACTTTGTAGGCATATTCATAATGTAAAAGTTTTAACTTTATGTGGAGGAGTTCCTTTTAAGCCACAAGCAGCTTCATTAAAGCATAAAGCACATATTGTAGTTGGAACTCCTGGAAGATTATTAAAACATATTAGTGAAAATAATATAGAGTTAGAAAATATTAAGACATTAGTTTTAGATGAAGCTGACAAAATGCTTGATATGGGATTTTATGAAGATGTGATTTCAATAGTTAATGAATTGCCAAAAGATAATAGACAGACTTCATTATTTTCTGCAACTTTTGAAGAAAATATAAAAGTTTTAGCAAAAGATATTTTAAATAATCCAGTATTTATACAAGATGAAGATATACACTCTAATCAAAAAATTACTCAAGCTTTTTATAAGATTACTCAAGCTTCAAAAACTTCACTTATTCCTTCTTTAATTTCATCAAATAAAGCAAGTTCTGTTTTGATTTTTTGTAATAGAAAAGTAACTTGTGAAGAGTTAGCAGATGAAATATTTGAATTGGGATTTGATTGTGTTGTTTTAAATAGTGATTTGGATCAAAAGCAAAGAGATGAAACTGTTGTACTTTTTTCAAATAAATCTTATCCTATTATGATTGCAACAGATGTTGCTTCAAGGGGGTTGAATATTGATGATATTGATTTAGTTATAAATTATGATGTAGCAAAAGATGAAAAAGTTCATACTCATAGAATTGGAAGAACTGCAAGAGCACAAGCAAAGGGTAAAGCTATTACTTTATATACTAATGAATATGAAATTGAAGAAATAAAAGAGCTTTATAATGATATTGAATTTAGTTCAATACAAAATTTAGAAGATGATTTATCTTATAATTTAATACCTGAATATAGAACTTTATATATTAATGGTGGTAAAAAAAATAAATTAAGAGCTGGAGATATTGTTGGTGCATTGATTCATCAAGTAGGTTTAAAAAGTGAGGATATTGGTAATATTGATATTTTTACATTTCATTCTTATGTTGCAATAAAAAAAGAGTATGAATTAAAAGTTTTAAAAGAATTGAATAACAATAAAATCAAAGGTAAAAAATATCAAGTCTATAAAAGGTAA
- the ribA gene encoding GTP cyclohydrolase II — MNIKTSNIANLPSKHGKFRIKAYKQENQEHLVIMSEDFEQIESPYVRIHSECLTGDTLGSLKCDCQNQLELALKFIGEKGGLIIYHRQEGRNIGLLNKVNAYALQDKGRDTVQANLELGFKEDERDYSVVDFIFKDLNIKSIKLITNNPKKIEYVESLGVKISQRIPAITESNIYNENYLNTKKEYFGHFL; from the coding sequence ATGAATATAAAAACATCAAATATAGCAAATTTACCTAGTAAACATGGAAAATTTAGAATAAAAGCTTATAAACAAGAAAATCAAGAACATCTTGTAATTATGTCAGAAGATTTTGAACAAATAGAGTCTCCTTATGTAAGAATACATTCAGAATGCTTGACAGGGGATACCTTAGGTAGTTTAAAATGTGATTGTCAAAATCAACTTGAGTTAGCATTGAAATTTATAGGTGAAAAAGGTGGACTAATTATTTACCATAGGCAAGAAGGTAGAAATATTGGTTTATTAAATAAAGTAAATGCTTATGCTTTGCAAGATAAAGGTAGGGATACTGTTCAAGCAAATTTAGAACTTGGATTTAAAGAAGATGAAAGAGATTATAGTGTTGTTGATTTTATTTTTAAAGATTTAAATATTAAATCAATAAAATTAATAACAAATAATCCTAAGAAAATAGAGTATGTTGAATCTTTAGGTGTAAAAATTAGCCAAAGAATACCAGCAATAACAGAATCAAATATATACAATGAAAATTATTTAAATACAAAGAAGGAGTATTTTGGGCATTTTTTATGA